One genomic window of Numida meleagris isolate 19003 breed g44 Domestic line chromosome 1, NumMel1.0, whole genome shotgun sequence includes the following:
- the MAEL gene encoding protein maelstrom homolog isoform X1, protein MLRPMQPRSPYYFFVRDRLPLLQQRGLPVARVVDGFPHLTQEWALLAEEERMFYAEKAQKWKEKKSFKKKTEEIPNNSVHAHGTTEMYRMTSFLDASAISWMSDQAVVADVFYFLNIYSHGKLPSHCDQRFLPCEIGCVRYSLQEGIMADFHHFIDSEVPPRGFRYHCQAASDATHKIPLSGFGLSSTCYPVVICELLKFAQPARNVWPRFYCKSDDRFRISWCLERMASVAGVDSSLELLTVEDLVIKLYQKKYQKEPSKTWVSRELDVVLWDFSSNTRCKWHEENDILCCALASCKKIAYCISKSLAGVYGVSLTAAHLPLKDCNSLGNTNLRRVILDAGRFQEMKAGGSGSDRHILSPSGVQELVPSGCDSPCDVKTSPYGTSTMRGRGVTRLLESTPDLSKSFSK, encoded by the exons ATGTTGCGCCCCatgcagccccgcagcccctaCTACTTTTTCGTGCGTGACCGGctccccctgctgcagcagcgcGGCCTGCCCGTGGCCCGAGTGGTCGATGGCTTTCCCCACCTCACCCAGGAGTGGGCG CTGCTAGCGGAGGAGGAGAGGATGTTCTATGCAGAGAAGGCTcaaaagtggaaggaaaaaaaatcctttaagaagaaaacagaggag ATCCCTAATAATTCAGTACATGCTCATGGGACTACAGAGATGTACAGAATGACATCTTTTCTTGATGCCTCAGCTATATCGTGGATGAGTGATCAGG ctgTGGTTGCCGACGTCTTCTATTTCCTGAACATTTACAGTCACGGCAAGCTGCCGTCCCACTGCGACCAGCGCTTCCTCCCTTGTGAAATTGGGTGTGTCAGGTACTCCCTGCAGGAAGGCATAATGGCTGACTTCCATCACTTCATAGATTCAG aagtacCACCACGTGGTTTTCGGTACCACTGCCAGGCTGCTA gtgatGCTACTCATAAGATCCCTCTATCTGGATTTGGTCTTTCGAGTACTTGCTACCCAGTTGTCATATGTGAACTTCTTAAGTTTGCCCAGCCAGCCAGAAATGTTTGGCCTCGTTTTTACTGTAAG tcTGATGACAGATTCCGAATCAGCTGGTGTCTTGAACGAATGGCTAGCGTAGCAG GTGTTGACAGCTCTCTGGAGCTTCTTACTGTAGAAGACCTGGTAATAAAATTGTACCAGAAGAAATATCAAAAGGAGCCATCCAAGACTTGGGTATCTAGAGAGCTAGATGTTGTCCTGTGGGATTTTTCCAGTAATACCAG GTGCAAGTGGCACGAAGAGAATGATATACTTTGCTGTGCTTTGGCATCCTGTAAGAAAATCGC TTACTGCATCAGTAAATCTTTAGCTGGTGTGTATGGAGTCTCACTGACAGCTGCTCACCTGCCTCTTAAAGACTGCAATTCCTTGGGAAATACAAATCTCAGGCGGGTAATACTGGATGCTGGACGTTTTCAG GAAATGAAGGCTGGGGGTTCTGGAAGTGACAGACACATCCTTTCTCCAAGTGGAGTTCAAGAACTTGTCCCTTCTGGTT gtGATTCTCCATGTGATGTGAAGACTTCTCCTTATGGAACAAGTACCATGCGAGGAAGAGGAGTTACTCGATTGCTGGAAAGTACACCTGATCTGAGCAAAtctttcagtaaataa
- the MAEL gene encoding protein maelstrom homolog isoform X2, with translation MLRPMQPRSPYYFFVRDRLPLLQQRGLPVARVVDGFPHLTQEWAIPNNSVHAHGTTEMYRMTSFLDASAISWMSDQAVVADVFYFLNIYSHGKLPSHCDQRFLPCEIGCVRYSLQEGIMADFHHFIDSEVPPRGFRYHCQAASDATHKIPLSGFGLSSTCYPVVICELLKFAQPARNVWPRFYCKSDDRFRISWCLERMASVAGVDSSLELLTVEDLVIKLYQKKYQKEPSKTWVSRELDVVLWDFSSNTRCKWHEENDILCCALASCKKIAYCISKSLAGVYGVSLTAAHLPLKDCNSLGNTNLRRVILDAGRFQEMKAGGSGSDRHILSPSGVQELVPSGCDSPCDVKTSPYGTSTMRGRGVTRLLESTPDLSKSFSK, from the exons ATGTTGCGCCCCatgcagccccgcagcccctaCTACTTTTTCGTGCGTGACCGGctccccctgctgcagcagcgcGGCCTGCCCGTGGCCCGAGTGGTCGATGGCTTTCCCCACCTCACCCAGGAGTGGGCG ATCCCTAATAATTCAGTACATGCTCATGGGACTACAGAGATGTACAGAATGACATCTTTTCTTGATGCCTCAGCTATATCGTGGATGAGTGATCAGG ctgTGGTTGCCGACGTCTTCTATTTCCTGAACATTTACAGTCACGGCAAGCTGCCGTCCCACTGCGACCAGCGCTTCCTCCCTTGTGAAATTGGGTGTGTCAGGTACTCCCTGCAGGAAGGCATAATGGCTGACTTCCATCACTTCATAGATTCAG aagtacCACCACGTGGTTTTCGGTACCACTGCCAGGCTGCTA gtgatGCTACTCATAAGATCCCTCTATCTGGATTTGGTCTTTCGAGTACTTGCTACCCAGTTGTCATATGTGAACTTCTTAAGTTTGCCCAGCCAGCCAGAAATGTTTGGCCTCGTTTTTACTGTAAG tcTGATGACAGATTCCGAATCAGCTGGTGTCTTGAACGAATGGCTAGCGTAGCAG GTGTTGACAGCTCTCTGGAGCTTCTTACTGTAGAAGACCTGGTAATAAAATTGTACCAGAAGAAATATCAAAAGGAGCCATCCAAGACTTGGGTATCTAGAGAGCTAGATGTTGTCCTGTGGGATTTTTCCAGTAATACCAG GTGCAAGTGGCACGAAGAGAATGATATACTTTGCTGTGCTTTGGCATCCTGTAAGAAAATCGC TTACTGCATCAGTAAATCTTTAGCTGGTGTGTATGGAGTCTCACTGACAGCTGCTCACCTGCCTCTTAAAGACTGCAATTCCTTGGGAAATACAAATCTCAGGCGGGTAATACTGGATGCTGGACGTTTTCAG GAAATGAAGGCTGGGGGTTCTGGAAGTGACAGACACATCCTTTCTCCAAGTGGAGTTCAAGAACTTGTCCCTTCTGGTT gtGATTCTCCATGTGATGTGAAGACTTCTCCTTATGGAACAAGTACCATGCGAGGAAGAGGAGTTACTCGATTGCTGGAAAGTACACCTGATCTGAGCAAAtctttcagtaaataa